Below is a genomic region from Bradyrhizobium sp. 1(2017).
CCCCAGGCGAACTCGGCGCCCTCGAGGCCGCCCCGCGCGGCGAACTCCCATTCCGCTTCGGTCGGCAGATCCTTGCCCGCCCATCGCGCGTAGGCCAGCGCGTCGGCGTGCGACACGTGGACGACCGGATGGTCGTCGAGGTCCTTGATGTTGCTCTTCGGTCCGTACGGACGGCGCCAGTTGGCCCCCTTCAGGAAGCTCCACCACTGGCTCCAGTCGTGCAAATTCGTGACGCGCTTAGGCGGCGAGAACACCAGCGAGCCCGCGAAGATCATGCCGGGCAGCGCGCCTGGGTAATCCTTGGGGTCCGGTACGATCTGCGCGGTGGTGACATGCCCCGTCGCGTTGACGAATTCCTTGAACTGGCGATTGGTAACGGGCGTGCGGTCGATCCAGAATCCGTCGACGGTCACCCGATGGCTGGGGGCCTCCTCCGGATAATGATGGTCCGAGCCCATGCGGAAGGTGCCGCCGGCGAGCCAGAGCATGCCGGCGAATTCTCTCGGAGGATGATCGGTCAACCGGATCGTCATCGCACCGTCCCTGGCCGCTACTGAGGCGCCGAAAGCGCCGGAACGCTTGGGACTACAAGGCAGAGGGCGAGAGCGATGGACTCGGCGAAAATCGTGGAAGCGTGACGCGTCGGGATCTTCGGCATTCGGTCCTCCGTCGTGATCGACGTATGTTTTTTCTTTGTGTACGACCGAAACCGTCCGCCAACGCTTTTGCGTCGTCGTCGTCGCGCCGTCGATGAGATGACTTCAGATTTCTGGTCAATCTTCGCAGCGAAGTCAGTCAAACCGGCGCATTGATCGGCGCACTCGGATCGATCGCGGTCGAGCGCGCCCGATTACGGCATTCTGCCTGCCTACATCATCACCTTCTCTCTGCGGCAAGCCGCTTGCGAAGGAACACGCTGACGTTGAATGTCTGCTTGGCGAGAGGCTAGGACGATTAGCATAGGTTGGCAATAGTCTCGGAAGATGCGCGTGGCCAGGCAGGACCTACCTGAGGGCTTGTCTCCGGATCAGGCGACCCTCGAAATAACGACGTGGTGAAATCCATCGGTCATTTACCCCGAGTGCCGGCTCGACTGAACCTGCGCCAACAAACCACGGTCCGAACCCGCGGCCGGCGATCAAGGGAGCAGGGGTGCCTCCATAGTGCCAAGATGCTCGGCCGCGGCACGCACCCGGCCAGCGTGCTTTCGCCGCCGGTCCGCGAACTCCGCTGCGTCGACCGGCAAACGCAGCTTGTAGCCAGCCGCCTTCAAGCGGGCGCAGACCCGAGGCAC
It encodes:
- a CDS encoding formylglycine-generating enzyme family protein, with protein sequence MLWLAGGTFRMGSDHHYPEEAPSHRVTVDGFWIDRTPVTNRQFKEFVNATGHVTTAQIVPDPKDYPGALPGMIFAGSLVFSPPKRVTNLHDWSQWWSFLKGANWRRPYGPKSNIKDLDDHPVVHVSHADALAYARWAGKDLPTEAEWEFAARGGLEGAEFAWGAEFTPGGVHLANTWQGEFPRQNLNEDGYERTSPVTAFPPNGHGVHDMIGNVWEWTSDWYSQKHEADAPKACCIPENPRGGREEASLDPNQPAIRIPRKVIKGGSHLCAPNYCRRYRPAARHAEPIDTSTSHLGFRCVKRSSR